In Bombus huntii isolate Logan2020A chromosome 9, iyBomHunt1.1, whole genome shotgun sequence, a single window of DNA contains:
- the LOC126869860 gene encoding uncharacterized protein LOC126869860 isoform X1 yields MMNMWKVRELMDKATNVVMNYTETEAKVREATNDDAWGPTGAMMQELAQATFTYEQFPEVMSMLWKRMLQENKRNWRRTYKSLLLLNYLVRNGSERVVTSSREHIYDLRSLENYTCIDEFGKDQGINIRHKVRELIDFIQDDDKLREERKKAKKNKDKYVGLSSEAMGMRFGGGDRWTDRLKWDKTNTDSYNDWDRDSRGKGFEDTNNSDDGEREDSDNDVHPSPKRGGREYRDTMDSMDRVNKAITSTTSTNASPARVTRTIKKVDLGAAANYGREQSNNGISGSQNSSLSTKQKNKNDILNDIFDAQNENNTKSAVDDDDDFNPRANTQPSVQTQNANTDFGDFTSAFGSPTVKTKDNSDEFADFTSAFNSSVTISNPPAQPQLPQTQVNLIGATIPNINSSVTDNVNNAMFINAQSLSTSFTTMPSTNTLPQSSSMSSNLLDTLQPQILNNQQSLNNNTAASNSDLLSDLDSLNSLTTGSMDRRVNNTNNTNLFLNMNSTPATASHGATKVEKSITSAENLSKCAAIRLLEELCSMGPIKSHNNLEKLKSYISEYIKFLPGPLTPQNYCNLDFYPEIDSMLHGKVLEEIIEKFDHNWPLQGNILDPVLKQLMIIDGATLPILAESLIALVFALKETENERNIFIISIILEQLVKSDSLFSAIVNACKYRIRNVIQEEEFNETWRNVVQILISLPNRIANKLKDKIFDSFLPQTYLKIISFHIARAISFINIGLHYDIKPELKLLSVLISKLIITTKSENLLSFTNILAEWCFENKNNERDFIQNILEILDTSSIEPVAVLFLKHCDVNLGVHKIFGDVLLNSNWKYTLTTKIPLMCYYNDDSLVINLISYLAQFLDKNGILIELLMKLLDVWGDKSALNHTSIEQHKYITKLIITCVRKSKSYLSKDDKDNIQRLLFSGISIHLESTHIILRAIGMSVGEIFTDELSESDTAPKLSFEYNNMPGEVIDLVQSLKNLALGTKNVKKEEDIKKGKLIVKDIEFNTLGDKKLYELGVECNVLPKLSTKIVDNNKAEQITVIASSNVPTVFGKQILEDFAKDKNNIKSDAELDSDDDLVPYDMSHDTKASEKLRPAYLRDLRDNLVNEKSSSNPDVFSESLEVCEELILSQLPNDDVSFAIELLELLVTLKESCYVENFELLTFKACVAIMTVYPKECAKFLCEQFYLPVDKYSVSQRLFFLDILAESARRLSTISIHENKEDTINEPKIKQRTRETSNKVSLFINTEKSQQYKILYSDDFDDFAKSEDQMKNWQEIVDRRIESNTKRYAHSTKALKTFKNKFGNVASSFFYPLLHGFGKQDTCLNSGLQIFTDQENILLIRFLKTLSTIMIAAQNCLLAPKMGKEILELSWILRFHDQAKVRIAVIENIAAVIIAIPKYTIINELFETIIEIRLWLLDLSQNIINGDHDKECRSLGTQVVSLIDSIIGSTFNT; encoded by the exons ATGATGAACATGTGGAAAGTGCGGGAATTAATGGATAAGGC GACTAATGTAGTTATGAATTACACGGAAACAGAAGCCAAAGTTCGAGAGGCAACAAATGACGATGCTTGGGGCCCAACcg GTGCAATGATGCAAGAACTGGCTCAGGCTACATTCACATATGAGCAATTTCCTGAGGTAATGTCCATGCTGTGGAAAAGGATGTTGCAAGAAAATAAACGGAATTGGCGCCGAACGTACAAG tCTCTTTTGTTATTGAATTACCTAGTTCGCAATGGGTCAGAACGAGTGGTCACATCATCTAGAGAACATATTTATGACCTCAGGTctttagaaaattatacatgtaTCGATGAATTTGGAAAAGATCAGGGGATTAATATTAGGCATAAAGTCAGAGAATTGATTGATTTTATTCAGGATGATGATAAATTaagggaagaaagaaaaaaagctaagaaaaataaagataaatatgtAGGTTTATCAAGTGAAGCAATGGGTATGAGATTTGGTGGTGGGGATAGATGGACAGATAGGTTAAAATGGGATAAAACTAATACTGATTCATATAATGATTGGGATCGAGACAGTAGAGGAAAAGGTTTTGAGGATACAAATAATAG CGATGACGGTGAAAGAGAAGATTCTGATAATGATGTTCATCCCAGTCCAAAAAGAGGAGGAAGAGAATACAGGGATACAATGGATAGCATGGATCGCGTTAATAAAGCTATTACATCTACAACTTCAACAAATGCTTCTCCAGCAAGAGTGACAAGAACTATTAAAAAGGTAGATTTAGGGGCTGCAGCAAATTATGGAAGAGAACAATCTAAT AATGGTATATCTGGATCACAAAATAGTTCTTTATCTACTAAAcagaagaataaaaatgatattctaAATGATATTTTTGATGCTCAAAATGAGAATAATACCAAATCAGCtgtcgatgatgatgatgatttTAATCCAAGAGCAAATACTCAACCTAGTGTACAAACTCAAAATGCAAATACAGATTTTGGGGATTTTACTAGTGCATTTGGCAGTCCTACAGTAAAAACGAAAGATAATAGCGACGAATTTGCAGATTTTACATCAGCTTTTAACTCTTCTGTTACAATATCTAATCCCCCAGCGCAGCCACAACTGCCACAGACACAAGTAAATTTAATAGGCGCAACAATACCAAATATTAATAGTTCAGTAACagataatgtaaataatgCGATGTTTATCAATGCCCAATCATTAAGCACTTCTTTTACAACTATGCCTTCTACAAATACACTTCCCCAAAGTTCTAGTATGAGTAGTAATCTACTTGATACTTTACAACCACAAATACTTAATAACCAGCAATCATTGAACAATAATACAG CAGCTTCAAATTCAGATCTTTTATCGGACTTAGATAGCTTAAATTCTTTGACTACTGGCTCTATGGATAGGCGGGTAAATAATACCAACAATACTAATCTCTTTTTAAACATGAATTCAACACCTGCCACAGCTAGCCATGGAG CAACCAAGGTGGAAAAAAGCATCACTTCAGCTGAAAATCTTTCAAAATGTGCTGCAATTCGACTTTTGGAAGAATTGTGTTCCATGGGTCCTATCAAAAGTCATAATAACTTGGAAAAGCTGAAATCATATATTTctgaatatattaaatttttaccgGGTCCACTTACTCCACAAAACTACTGCAATCTCGATTTTTATCCAGAAATTGATTCTATGTTACATGGAAAAGTTTTAGAAGAAATTATCGAAAAATTCGATCATAATTGGCCATTACAAGGAAATATTTTAGATCCAGTACTTAAGCAATTGATGATTATTGATGGTGCTACATTACCAATATTAGCCGAGTCTTTGATTGCTTTAGTTTTTGCTttgaaagaaacagaaaatgagagaaacatttttatcatttcaaTAATTTTGGAACAATTAGTGAAAAGTGATTCTTTGTTTTCCGCAATAGTAAATGCATGCAAATATCGAATTCGCAACGTGATTcaagaagaagaatttaatGAAACATGGCGAAATGTGGTGCAAATTTTAATCTCGTTACCTAATCGCATAGCTAATAAattgaaagataaaatatttgatagtTTTCTACCTCAAACATATCTTAAAATTATAAGCTTCCATATTGCTCGTGCAATATCCTTCATAAATATTGGACTACATTATGATATCAAACCAGAATTAAAATTACTCTCAGTTTTAATTAGTAAACTGATAATCACTACAAAGTCAGagaatttattatcatttactAATATTTTAGCAGAATGGtgttttgaaaataaaaataatgaacgAGATTTCATTCAAAATATACTAGAAATTCTAGATACATCTAGCATAGAACCAGTAGCTGTACTATTTTTGAAACATTGCGATGTAAATCTTGGAGTCCATAAAATTTTTggtgatgtattattaaattcaaattggAAATATACATTAACAACGAAAATTCCTTTAATGTGTTATTATAATGATGACAGTttagtaataaatttaatcTCATACCTAGCACAATTTTTAGATAAAAATGGTATTTTGATCGAATTACTTATGAAACTTTTAGATGTATGGGGTGATAAAAGTGCTTTAAATCATACCTCTATAGAGcaacataaatatattacgaaattaattattacgtGCGTAAGAAAATCTAAAAGTTATTTAAGCAAGGATGATAAAGATAATATTCAAAGATTATTGTTCTCTGGTATATCTATTCATCTCGAATCTACACATATTATTTTAAGAGCAATAGGGATGTCCGTTGGTGAAATTTTCACTGACGAATTATCTGAGTCAGATACTGCACCAAAGCtttctttcgaatataataatatgccTGGCGAAGTAATAGATTTAGTACAATCTTTAAAAAACTTAGCTTTGGGAACAAAAAACgtaaagaaggaagaagataTTAAAAAGGGTAAACTAATTGTTAAAGATATTGAGTTTAACACATTGGGTGATAAGAAATTGTATGAATTAGGTGTTGAATGTAATGTTTTACCTAAACTAAGTACAAAAATAGTAGATAATAATAAAGCTGAGCAAATCACGGTTATAGCAAGTTCAAACGTACCGACTGTGTTCGGTAAACAAATCTTGGAAGATTTTGCAAaagataaaaacaatattaaaaGTGATGCAGAATTGGATAGTGACGACGATTTAGTACCATATGATATGTCTCATGATACAAAAGCTAGTGAAAAATTACGACCAGCATACTTGCGGGATCTACGTGATAATTTAGTAAATGAAAAAAGTTCTTCAAATCCAGATGTTTTTTCAGAGTCCTTAGAAGTTTGTGAAGAACTTATATTATCACAATTACCAAATGATGATGTATCTTTTGCAATTGAATTATTAGAACTTCTTGTTACACTTAAAGAATCCTGTTATgtagaaaattttgaattattaacaTTCAAAGCTTGTGTAGCTATAATGACTGTCTATCCCAAAGAATGTGCTAAATTTTTATGCGAGCAGTTTTATTTGCCAGTAGATAAATATTCTGTAAGTCAACGATTATTTTTCCTTGATATATTGGCAGAATCAGCAAGAAGATTATCAACTATTTCAATTCACGAGAATAAGGAAGATACAATTAACGAgcctaaaataaaacagagAACAAGAGAAACTTCGAACAAAGTGTCACTTTTCATTAATACAGAGAAAAGTCAACAATACAAGATATTATACAGTGATGACTTTGATGACTTTGCAAAGTCGGAAgatcaaatgaaaaattggCAGGAAATTGTTGATAGAAGAATTGAATCAAATACAAAAAGATACGCTCATAGTACAAAAGCACTCAAAACATTTAAGAATAAATTTGGAAACGTTGCATCTTCATTTTTTTATCCATTACTTCATGGCTTTGGTAAACAAGATACTTGTTTGAACAGTGGGTTACAAATTTTCACAGatcaagaaaatattttactaattcGATTTTTGAAAACTTTGTCTACTATAATGATAGCAGCACAGAATTGTTTATTAGCCCCTAAAATGGGTAAAGAAATATTAGAATTATCATGGATTCTGAGATTCCATGATCAAGCAAAAGTTAGAATCGCAGTGATAGAAAATATTGCAGCTGTAATTATTGCAATACCAAAATATACGAttataaatgaattatttGAAACCATTATTGAAATACGATTGTGGCTTTTAGATCTATCTCAAAATATAATCAATGGTgatcatgacaaagaatgtAGGAGTTTAGGTACTCAAGTAGTGTCTTTGATTGATTCTATTATAGGTTCGACATTCAATACATAG
- the LOC126869860 gene encoding uncharacterized protein LOC126869860 isoform X2: MMNMWKVRELMDKATNVVMNYTETEAKVREATNDDAWGPTGAMMQELAQATFTYEQFPEVMSMLWKRMLQENKRNWRRTYKSLLLLNYLVRNGSERVVTSSREHIYDLRSLENYTCIDEFGKDQGINIRHKVRELIDFIQDDDKLREERKKAKKNKDKYVGLSSEAMGMRFGGGDRWTDRLKWDKTNTDSYNDWDRDSRGKGFEDTNNSDDGEREDSDNDVHPSPKRGGREYRDTMDSMDRVNKAITSTTSTNASPARVTRTIKKVDLGAAANYGREQSNNGISGSQNSSLSTKQKNKNDILNDIFDAQNENNTKSAVDDDDDFNPRANTQPSVQTQNANTDFGDFTSAFGSPTVKTKDNSDEFADFTSAFNSSVTISNPPAQPQLPQTQVNLIGATIPNINSSVTDNVNNAMFINAQSLSTSFTTMPSTNTLPQSSSMSSNLLDTLQPQILNNQQSLNNNTASNSDLLSDLDSLNSLTTGSMDRRVNNTNNTNLFLNMNSTPATASHGATKVEKSITSAENLSKCAAIRLLEELCSMGPIKSHNNLEKLKSYISEYIKFLPGPLTPQNYCNLDFYPEIDSMLHGKVLEEIIEKFDHNWPLQGNILDPVLKQLMIIDGATLPILAESLIALVFALKETENERNIFIISIILEQLVKSDSLFSAIVNACKYRIRNVIQEEEFNETWRNVVQILISLPNRIANKLKDKIFDSFLPQTYLKIISFHIARAISFINIGLHYDIKPELKLLSVLISKLIITTKSENLLSFTNILAEWCFENKNNERDFIQNILEILDTSSIEPVAVLFLKHCDVNLGVHKIFGDVLLNSNWKYTLTTKIPLMCYYNDDSLVINLISYLAQFLDKNGILIELLMKLLDVWGDKSALNHTSIEQHKYITKLIITCVRKSKSYLSKDDKDNIQRLLFSGISIHLESTHIILRAIGMSVGEIFTDELSESDTAPKLSFEYNNMPGEVIDLVQSLKNLALGTKNVKKEEDIKKGKLIVKDIEFNTLGDKKLYELGVECNVLPKLSTKIVDNNKAEQITVIASSNVPTVFGKQILEDFAKDKNNIKSDAELDSDDDLVPYDMSHDTKASEKLRPAYLRDLRDNLVNEKSSSNPDVFSESLEVCEELILSQLPNDDVSFAIELLELLVTLKESCYVENFELLTFKACVAIMTVYPKECAKFLCEQFYLPVDKYSVSQRLFFLDILAESARRLSTISIHENKEDTINEPKIKQRTRETSNKVSLFINTEKSQQYKILYSDDFDDFAKSEDQMKNWQEIVDRRIESNTKRYAHSTKALKTFKNKFGNVASSFFYPLLHGFGKQDTCLNSGLQIFTDQENILLIRFLKTLSTIMIAAQNCLLAPKMGKEILELSWILRFHDQAKVRIAVIENIAAVIIAIPKYTIINELFETIIEIRLWLLDLSQNIINGDHDKECRSLGTQVVSLIDSIIGSTFNT; encoded by the exons ATGATGAACATGTGGAAAGTGCGGGAATTAATGGATAAGGC GACTAATGTAGTTATGAATTACACGGAAACAGAAGCCAAAGTTCGAGAGGCAACAAATGACGATGCTTGGGGCCCAACcg GTGCAATGATGCAAGAACTGGCTCAGGCTACATTCACATATGAGCAATTTCCTGAGGTAATGTCCATGCTGTGGAAAAGGATGTTGCAAGAAAATAAACGGAATTGGCGCCGAACGTACAAG tCTCTTTTGTTATTGAATTACCTAGTTCGCAATGGGTCAGAACGAGTGGTCACATCATCTAGAGAACATATTTATGACCTCAGGTctttagaaaattatacatgtaTCGATGAATTTGGAAAAGATCAGGGGATTAATATTAGGCATAAAGTCAGAGAATTGATTGATTTTATTCAGGATGATGATAAATTaagggaagaaagaaaaaaagctaagaaaaataaagataaatatgtAGGTTTATCAAGTGAAGCAATGGGTATGAGATTTGGTGGTGGGGATAGATGGACAGATAGGTTAAAATGGGATAAAACTAATACTGATTCATATAATGATTGGGATCGAGACAGTAGAGGAAAAGGTTTTGAGGATACAAATAATAG CGATGACGGTGAAAGAGAAGATTCTGATAATGATGTTCATCCCAGTCCAAAAAGAGGAGGAAGAGAATACAGGGATACAATGGATAGCATGGATCGCGTTAATAAAGCTATTACATCTACAACTTCAACAAATGCTTCTCCAGCAAGAGTGACAAGAACTATTAAAAAGGTAGATTTAGGGGCTGCAGCAAATTATGGAAGAGAACAATCTAAT AATGGTATATCTGGATCACAAAATAGTTCTTTATCTACTAAAcagaagaataaaaatgatattctaAATGATATTTTTGATGCTCAAAATGAGAATAATACCAAATCAGCtgtcgatgatgatgatgatttTAATCCAAGAGCAAATACTCAACCTAGTGTACAAACTCAAAATGCAAATACAGATTTTGGGGATTTTACTAGTGCATTTGGCAGTCCTACAGTAAAAACGAAAGATAATAGCGACGAATTTGCAGATTTTACATCAGCTTTTAACTCTTCTGTTACAATATCTAATCCCCCAGCGCAGCCACAACTGCCACAGACACAAGTAAATTTAATAGGCGCAACAATACCAAATATTAATAGTTCAGTAACagataatgtaaataatgCGATGTTTATCAATGCCCAATCATTAAGCACTTCTTTTACAACTATGCCTTCTACAAATACACTTCCCCAAAGTTCTAGTATGAGTAGTAATCTACTTGATACTTTACAACCACAAATACTTAATAACCAGCAATCATTGAACAATAATACAG CTTCAAATTCAGATCTTTTATCGGACTTAGATAGCTTAAATTCTTTGACTACTGGCTCTATGGATAGGCGGGTAAATAATACCAACAATACTAATCTCTTTTTAAACATGAATTCAACACCTGCCACAGCTAGCCATGGAG CAACCAAGGTGGAAAAAAGCATCACTTCAGCTGAAAATCTTTCAAAATGTGCTGCAATTCGACTTTTGGAAGAATTGTGTTCCATGGGTCCTATCAAAAGTCATAATAACTTGGAAAAGCTGAAATCATATATTTctgaatatattaaatttttaccgGGTCCACTTACTCCACAAAACTACTGCAATCTCGATTTTTATCCAGAAATTGATTCTATGTTACATGGAAAAGTTTTAGAAGAAATTATCGAAAAATTCGATCATAATTGGCCATTACAAGGAAATATTTTAGATCCAGTACTTAAGCAATTGATGATTATTGATGGTGCTACATTACCAATATTAGCCGAGTCTTTGATTGCTTTAGTTTTTGCTttgaaagaaacagaaaatgagagaaacatttttatcatttcaaTAATTTTGGAACAATTAGTGAAAAGTGATTCTTTGTTTTCCGCAATAGTAAATGCATGCAAATATCGAATTCGCAACGTGATTcaagaagaagaatttaatGAAACATGGCGAAATGTGGTGCAAATTTTAATCTCGTTACCTAATCGCATAGCTAATAAattgaaagataaaatatttgatagtTTTCTACCTCAAACATATCTTAAAATTATAAGCTTCCATATTGCTCGTGCAATATCCTTCATAAATATTGGACTACATTATGATATCAAACCAGAATTAAAATTACTCTCAGTTTTAATTAGTAAACTGATAATCACTACAAAGTCAGagaatttattatcatttactAATATTTTAGCAGAATGGtgttttgaaaataaaaataatgaacgAGATTTCATTCAAAATATACTAGAAATTCTAGATACATCTAGCATAGAACCAGTAGCTGTACTATTTTTGAAACATTGCGATGTAAATCTTGGAGTCCATAAAATTTTTggtgatgtattattaaattcaaattggAAATATACATTAACAACGAAAATTCCTTTAATGTGTTATTATAATGATGACAGTttagtaataaatttaatcTCATACCTAGCACAATTTTTAGATAAAAATGGTATTTTGATCGAATTACTTATGAAACTTTTAGATGTATGGGGTGATAAAAGTGCTTTAAATCATACCTCTATAGAGcaacataaatatattacgaaattaattattacgtGCGTAAGAAAATCTAAAAGTTATTTAAGCAAGGATGATAAAGATAATATTCAAAGATTATTGTTCTCTGGTATATCTATTCATCTCGAATCTACACATATTATTTTAAGAGCAATAGGGATGTCCGTTGGTGAAATTTTCACTGACGAATTATCTGAGTCAGATACTGCACCAAAGCtttctttcgaatataataatatgccTGGCGAAGTAATAGATTTAGTACAATCTTTAAAAAACTTAGCTTTGGGAACAAAAAACgtaaagaaggaagaagataTTAAAAAGGGTAAACTAATTGTTAAAGATATTGAGTTTAACACATTGGGTGATAAGAAATTGTATGAATTAGGTGTTGAATGTAATGTTTTACCTAAACTAAGTACAAAAATAGTAGATAATAATAAAGCTGAGCAAATCACGGTTATAGCAAGTTCAAACGTACCGACTGTGTTCGGTAAACAAATCTTGGAAGATTTTGCAAaagataaaaacaatattaaaaGTGATGCAGAATTGGATAGTGACGACGATTTAGTACCATATGATATGTCTCATGATACAAAAGCTAGTGAAAAATTACGACCAGCATACTTGCGGGATCTACGTGATAATTTAGTAAATGAAAAAAGTTCTTCAAATCCAGATGTTTTTTCAGAGTCCTTAGAAGTTTGTGAAGAACTTATATTATCACAATTACCAAATGATGATGTATCTTTTGCAATTGAATTATTAGAACTTCTTGTTACACTTAAAGAATCCTGTTATgtagaaaattttgaattattaacaTTCAAAGCTTGTGTAGCTATAATGACTGTCTATCCCAAAGAATGTGCTAAATTTTTATGCGAGCAGTTTTATTTGCCAGTAGATAAATATTCTGTAAGTCAACGATTATTTTTCCTTGATATATTGGCAGAATCAGCAAGAAGATTATCAACTATTTCAATTCACGAGAATAAGGAAGATACAATTAACGAgcctaaaataaaacagagAACAAGAGAAACTTCGAACAAAGTGTCACTTTTCATTAATACAGAGAAAAGTCAACAATACAAGATATTATACAGTGATGACTTTGATGACTTTGCAAAGTCGGAAgatcaaatgaaaaattggCAGGAAATTGTTGATAGAAGAATTGAATCAAATACAAAAAGATACGCTCATAGTACAAAAGCACTCAAAACATTTAAGAATAAATTTGGAAACGTTGCATCTTCATTTTTTTATCCATTACTTCATGGCTTTGGTAAACAAGATACTTGTTTGAACAGTGGGTTACAAATTTTCACAGatcaagaaaatattttactaattcGATTTTTGAAAACTTTGTCTACTATAATGATAGCAGCACAGAATTGTTTATTAGCCCCTAAAATGGGTAAAGAAATATTAGAATTATCATGGATTCTGAGATTCCATGATCAAGCAAAAGTTAGAATCGCAGTGATAGAAAATATTGCAGCTGTAATTATTGCAATACCAAAATATACGAttataaatgaattatttGAAACCATTATTGAAATACGATTGTGGCTTTTAGATCTATCTCAAAATATAATCAATGGTgatcatgacaaagaatgtAGGAGTTTAGGTACTCAAGTAGTGTCTTTGATTGATTCTATTATAGGTTCGACATTCAATACATAG